A part of Penaeus vannamei isolate JL-2024 chromosome 1, ASM4276789v1, whole genome shotgun sequence genomic DNA contains:
- the LOC113808541 gene encoding uncharacterized protein, translated as MSGITEEGLPALEIVLSRERAAFKFYGRVIGNFNYVLPATYEYTLTFMWISFRPLILIAKYNFASIRVCTARYCLVPPSTVRYCPLPSGTASYRPVLPATVRHCQLPSATARYRLPLPATVRHCPLPSATARYRPPLPATVRHCPLPSATARYRPPLPATVRHCPLPSATARYRPPLPATVRHCPLPSATARYRPPLPATVRHCPLPSATARYRPPLPATVRHCPLPSATARYRPPLPATVRHCPLPSATARYRPPLPATVRHCPLPSATARYRPPLPATVRHCPLPSATARYRPPLPATVRHCPLPSATARYRPPLPATVRHCPLPSATARYRSALPGTARQYPVTSGTARYRQYRTVPGSARRYWAVPGGTGQCQAVPDGTRQCQAVPGSTGRYRAVPDGTGWFREVPGGTGQYGMVPGSAGRYRAVPDGTGQY; from the exons atgtctggcatcactgaagagggcctgcctgccttggaaatcGTTTTAAgtagggaacg agcagccttcaaattctatggtcgtgtcattgggaattttaaCTATGTTCTGCCGGCTACTTATGAATATACATTGACTTTTATGTGGATTAGTTTCAGACCAttaattttaatagcaaaatataattttgctagTATAAGGGTATG TACCGCCCGGTACTGCCTAGTACCACCCAGcaccgtccggtactgcccgctaccgtccggcactgccagttaccgtccggtactgcccgcTACCGTCCGCCACTGCCAGTTACCGTCCGCCACTGCCCGCTACCGTCTGCCACTGCCCGCTACCGTCCGCCACTGCCCGCTACCGTCCGCCACTGCCCGCTACCGTCCGCCACTGCCCGCTACCGTCCGCCACTGCCCGCTACCGTCCGCCACTGCCCGCTACCGTCCGCCACTGCCCGCTACCGTCCGTCACTGCCCGCTACCGTCCGCCACTGCCCGCTACCGTCCGCCACTGCCCGCTACCGTCCGCCACTGCCCGCTACCGTCCGCCACTGCCCGCTACCGTCCGCCACTGCCCGCTACCGTCCGCCACTGCCCGCTACCGTCCGCCACTGCCCGCTACCGTCCGCCACTGCCCGCTACCGTCCGCCACTGCCCGCTACCGTCCGCCACTGCCCGCTACCGTCCGCCACTGCCCGCTACCGTCCGCCACTGCCCGCTACCGTCCGCCACTGCCCGCTACCGTCCGCCACTGCCCGCTACCGTCCGCCACTGCCCGCTACCGTCCGCCACTGCCCGCTACCGTCCGCCACTGCCCGCTACCGTCCGCCACTGCCCGCTACCGTCCGCCACTGCCCGCTACCGTCCGCCACTGCCCGCTACCGTCCGCCACTGCCCGCTACCGTCCGCCACTGCCCGCTACCGTCCGCCACTGCCCGCTACCGTCCGCCACTGCCCGCTACCGTCCGCCACTGCCCGCTACCGCTCGGCACTGCCTGGTACCGCCCGGCAGTATCCGGTAacgtccggtactgcccggtaccggcagtaccggacggtaccgggcagtgccaggcggtactgggcagtgccaggcggtactgggcagtgccaggcggtaccggacggtaccaggcagtgccaggcggtaccgggcagtacagGACGGTATCGagcagtgccggacggtaccgggtgGTTCCGGGAAgtgccgggcggtaccgggcagtacggGATGGTACCGGGCAGTGCTGGACGGTACAGGGCAGTACCGGATGGTACCGGGCAGTACTGA
- the LOC138862746 gene encoding uncharacterized protein — MKRDLRDWVTSSEQCQHSKIHHHTKPLIHDLPQPTRHSVHIYVDVVEPHPPSKGMRYIFTIIDCSTRWPEATPRSCILALLSSWIAHFRVPEHMTSDRRASFTSELWKALKQLLGVALHYTLHNSITFTD; from the coding sequence ATGAAGAGAGATCTCCGAGATTGGGTAACGAGCTCCGAACAGTGCCAGCACAGCAAAATCCATCACCACACCAAGCCACTTATCCACGACCTGCCCCAGCCCACGCGACATTCTGTCCATATCTATGTGGATGTCGTTGAACCTCATCCACCATCAAAGGGCATGAGgtatatttttaccatcatcgaCTGCTCTACACGCTGGCCCGAGGCTACACCCAGATCTTGTATCCTGGCACTCCTCAGCTCCTGGATCGCCCACTTCAGGGTCCCAGAACACATGACGTCTGATAGGAGAGCGAGTTTCACTTCAGAGTTGTGGAAAGCTCTAAAGCAGCTCCTCGGTGTCGCTCTCCACTACACACTTCACAACAGTATAACCTTCACAGACTAA